AAACTCAATTTGTTGGTTAATTTCTTCTTCGATGCGGGGGTGTGTAATGGCCTCTAATTTCCTTCTAGCCGCCGGGTTGTCAAATACAATGGTTGCCAATTTGGCTCGATTCAATGTTCCATCGTTGTTTAGAACACCTGCCCCAAAGGAGAAAACAATCTCCTTTAGGGCAGGTGTATCAGGCAATACAATTTCCCGAGCTACCCGGTCCGTATCAATCACCTTAGCTCCTAACTCCTTTAATAAGTGCGACACGGTACTCTTGCCGCTGGCAATGTTACCGGTTAACCCAATAATCATAAAACACACTCCTTAGAAAGTAAAAAGTTAATTACTTAATTTTAAAAAGCCCCAACAGGATGAGAATACACCCTGGAACCAATGCCAATTGCCGACCCAAGGAACTGTAGGCAAAATATTTACCAAGCACCAAACCGGCATAGGTCATCAAGATATGTCCGATGCCAACAACAACTGCTGTGAGAGCAGTGCTGAAACCAAACATTGATACTGCAAAACCTGCTCCAAAGGCATCCATGGACAGAGCGATGCCCAGTAATAGTGCTTCTCGGGCGGAAATGACACCGGATTTATCCAAGTCTGCCTTAGAGGGCTCCCGTAGAATGTGAATCACCAAGCCCAATGATTTAATACGAATTTGCATAACGGTCCGTTCAAATTCGGCTAAATCCTCTAGATTATCTTGCTTGGCATCCTTGATGGATTGGATAAGAATCCAAATACCCACAAGTAACAAAAGAATGCCGCCCAGTCTATGAGCAAAGGCAGGCGAGATCAGTTTCGAAACCATCTGACCCGCTGTCATAGAAAAAATAATTGTGAGGACGGACATGCC
This genomic interval from Desulforamulus reducens MI-1 contains the following:
- the ytaF gene encoding sporulation membrane protein YtaF — encoded protein: MELLTLVVFALALNMDALGTGVAYGIRKIRIPFLSLLIISGMSVLTIIFSMTAGQMVSKLISPAFAHRLGGILLLLVGIWILIQSIKDAKQDNLEDLAEFERTVMQIRIKSLGLVIHILREPSKADLDKSGVISAREALLLGIALSMDAFGAGFAVSMFGFSTALTAVVVGIGHILMTYAGLVLGKYFAYSSLGRQLALVPGCILILLGLFKIK